Part of the Micromonospora inyonensis genome, CCCGGACCGCCTCGACCACACTGGCCCGACCGGCCCCGGAGGGGCCGGCCAGGACAGTGAGCCGAGCCGCCGGGCGCGTCTCGTCAGCCGTGCTCACCGCTTGTTTGTACCCGAATCACGGGTCAGTTCCCGGCGAACTCTCCAAGCAGAGCCTTGCGCTGCTGGTCACCGAGGCCACGCAGCCGGCGGCTGTCGGCGATCTTGAGCTTCTCCATGATCTGGTTCGCCCGGATCTTGCCGATGCCCGGCATGGCCTGGAGGACGGCCGAGACCTTCAGCTTGCCCACGACGTCGTCGGACTCGGCCCGCTCGAGGACGGAGGCGAGGGTGGTCTTGCCCTGCTTGAGCTGCTCCTTCAGCTCAGCACGGGCCTTGCGGATCTCCGCGGCCTTCTCCAGCGCGGCCGCGCGCTGCTCAGGGGTAAGTGACGGGAGCGGCACCAGTTCTCCTCAGGTCCCTATCGCGGCGGGCGGGACGCACCGCCGCTTCTGTGAAACGTGGTGTCGCTGGAAACCAAAGGGGTCCGTGGTTCCCAGCGCCGGGAAAACTAGCGGTCAGCGGAGCTTTCGGCAACGTGGACGCGCGCTCGTCACCCCGTGGTGACCGACCCGTCAGTCAGTTTCGCCGCGTCCAGGACCCGTCGACAGTCGGTCAGAACCTGTTCGGTCGCCGCCCGCAGAGCGTCCGGATCGGGACCGGCGGAGAGCACCTGACGGGAGTACGACGGAAGCACCGCAGAGAGTGCGGAACCGAAGACGGTACGCAGATCCGCCGCCGTGCCGCCCTGCGCGCCGAGCCCCGGAGCGAGCAGCGGTCCGCCCACCCGGGAGAGGTCGTGACCGGTGTCGCCGACCGTCGCCCCGACCACCAGACCGATGCTGCCGAGCGGCTCCGCACCGGCGTTGAGCTGGGAAATCTCATCGACGACAGCCTGCGCGACGGTTCGCCCGTCAGCGCCCCGCGCGCGCTGCACCGCACTGCCCTCCGGGTTGGAGGTCAGCGCCAGCACGAAGACGCCGCCGCCGTGCCGGGCCGCCGTGTCGAACATCGGGGCCAGCGAACCTACTCCCAGGTAGGGGCTCGCCGTCATCGCATCGACATACAGCGGACTGGATGGATTGAGGTACGCGTCGGCGTACGCGGCGACGGTCGACCCGATGTCGCCACGCTTGACGTCGAGAAGAACGAGCGCGCCGGCTTCCCGCAACTGTCGGATAGTTGACTCAAGCACGGCCACGCCCCGGGAGCCGTACCGCTCGAAGAAGGCCGACTGGGGCTTGACCACCGCAACCCGGTCACCGAGGGCTTCCGTGACGGTCCGGGTGAACCGGTCAAGGCCCGAGACGTCGTCCGGCAGGCCCCAGCGGGCCAGCAGGCCCGGGTGCGGGTCGATTCCCACACAGAGCGGCCCGCGTTCCCGCATCGCCCGGTGCAGCCGGGCTCCGAAACTCTCCATCTGCTCTCTCCCTCTCGTGTCCCGCCCTGCGGCCACCCACCGGGCCGTCGGGCCTCCGGTGTCCACTGCGGACGGTGGCGTCAGCCCGCCGCCACCGCGGCGGCGATACCCGCGGTTATCCGGACCAGGTCCGCGTCGTCGGTCAGGTAGGGCGGCATGGTGTA contains:
- the pyrF gene encoding orotidine-5'-phosphate decarboxylase; translation: MESFGARLHRAMRERGPLCVGIDPHPGLLARWGLPDDVSGLDRFTRTVTEALGDRVAVVKPQSAFFERYGSRGVAVLESTIRQLREAGALVLLDVKRGDIGSTVAAYADAYLNPSSPLYVDAMTASPYLGVGSLAPMFDTAARHGGGVFVLALTSNPEGSAVQRARGADGRTVAQAVVDEISQLNAGAEPLGSIGLVVGATVGDTGHDLSRVGGPLLAPGLGAQGGTAADLRTVFGSALSAVLPSYSRQVLSAGPDPDALRAATEQVLTDCRRVLDAAKLTDGSVTTG
- the mihF gene encoding integration host factor, actinobacterial type, encoding MPLPSLTPEQRAAALEKAAEIRKARAELKEQLKQGKTTLASVLERAESDDVVGKLKVSAVLQAMPGIGKIRANQIMEKLKIADSRRLRGLGDQQRKALLGEFAGN